The following are encoded in a window of Haliotis asinina isolate JCU_RB_2024 chromosome 14, JCU_Hal_asi_v2, whole genome shotgun sequence genomic DNA:
- the LOC137261509 gene encoding gustatory receptor for bitter taste 93a-like has protein sequence MGDTSSDWYWPSLVLSSIIGGVTSLLNHSLLLLFLSISLLLTYEYDNCTLKLTKAFGRSANEDDIEDIRGYHASLTDLVEHVCALISKHVAAGYVSSFLIVYFCLYSIINDEKSSGKIGIAAAALYISILHLIALTYIGVRLHEAAHRPLKLLLDMTGENMPDRVIGLVTLFANKLSQRQIGISALGLMTITKDTILTIIGTLLTYVFIVIQFKPDSTVGFQCNGNATTA, from the exons ATGGGTGACACATCCAGTGACTGGTACTGGCCTTCACTTGTATTGTCGTCGATAATTGGTGGCGTTACCTCTCTGCTAAACCATTCGTTATTGCTGCTGTTCTTATCCATCTCCCTCCTTCTTACGTATGAGTATGATAATTGCACGCTGAAACTGACAAAGGCCTTCGGAAGATCTGCCAACGAAGATGATATTGAGGACATTCGAGGTTACCATGCATCCTTAACAGACCTGGTGGAACACGTGTGTGCCCTCATATCCAAACACGTGGCTGCTGGGTACGTCAGCTCCTTCCTCATTGTGTACTTCTGCCTGTACAGCATCATCAACGACGAGAAATCCAGTGGAAAAATTGGCATAGCTGCAGCTGCTCTGTATATATCCATTTTGCATCTCATCGCCCTCACCTATATAGGTGTCAGACTTCATGAAGCT GCACACCGACCCCTGAAACTTCTCCTGGACATGACTGGGGAAAATATGCCCGACAGAGTTATAGGACTG GTCACACTGTTCGCCAACAAGTTGTCTCAACGTCAGATCGGAATCAGTGCTTTGGGACTTATGACCATCACGAAGGACACGATCCTAACG ATCATCGGCACCCTCCTCACCTACGTTTTCATCGTCATCCAGTTTAAACCGGACTCAACGGTTGGATTTCAGTGCAATGGAAACGCTACGACAGCATGA